The Stigmatella erecta genome window below encodes:
- a CDS encoding HD domain-containing protein, whose protein sequence is MFDCERTQLWTRTLGEREADPDRAAREYLREHLRRLRERAALAAEQIRNAYPSFGWVRRGNRFDVLWERVDLLLGPDYPLTAAEAFVLGSALLVQELGVGLAGMPGGEAGLRATQEWKDALAARIHRETDRAPSPAELKNPAEEYILLAMEDALRVLALKRARSLALFSWQGTRGEALHLLEDEGLRRHFGELVGEVAYSQEWDVSEVGRVLARRTLAAPASVPSDWTVDALKVAAVLRAARTLLVEERRRRLSRPTLVQDRLLYTTAEPFSRGESEVFWTCFDALRVIDRELRDVDALLRASARPRLLARGVVDVDDASRLASHLKTQDWIPVDARVHISDVPGLLAQIGGAALYRKDPSVPLRELIQNAADAIRARRVLEGRDEEWGTITVRVGRDSHGRWIEVADTGLGMTERVLTRHLLDVGRSYWMSEDMRRDHPGLAASSFHPTGRFGVGFFSVFMWGDRLRVASRPLQGQATQVLEFDNGLGAHPILRPAQPGELLAEAGTRIRVWLAREQDWEQMLLDRSDQWDHWSESEERIAFGELLGRVCPTLDVTLELEEHPDQAVTILKANDWLTLESTRLLRRIGNTTRGVNTALMEFLAPMVRPVMAENGQCVGRICIASASMQRWAGLSVLTAGGLRARYSREFTGALLATTDVVTRDDAEPLAMREDLARWASEQARLWEKYQLNFEGYELHKRLDIGLAVLSCGGEPGALPIGYRAGTALTLAALQEFASERDEVTLVDGAERAVRKHAELVVIPCHEAGHAAAGRLLAHLPELIGVYLAKAWGASIQEVVDNVQISEKEWNPTDGRKRRTWVFQRPEVPRFH, encoded by the coding sequence ATGTTTGACTGTGAGCGGACGCAGCTCTGGACGAGGACCCTGGGCGAGCGGGAGGCGGATCCAGACCGGGCGGCGCGGGAATACCTGCGGGAGCACCTGCGCCGGCTGCGCGAGCGGGCGGCGCTGGCCGCCGAGCAGATCCGGAATGCCTATCCGAGCTTCGGGTGGGTGCGGCGGGGCAACCGCTTCGATGTGCTGTGGGAGCGGGTGGATCTGCTGCTGGGGCCTGACTACCCCCTCACGGCCGCCGAGGCCTTCGTGCTGGGCAGCGCGCTGCTCGTGCAGGAGCTGGGGGTGGGGCTCGCGGGCATGCCCGGCGGCGAGGCCGGCCTGCGCGCCACCCAGGAGTGGAAGGATGCCCTGGCCGCGCGCATCCACCGGGAGACGGACCGGGCGCCCTCGCCCGCCGAGCTGAAGAACCCGGCGGAGGAGTACATCCTGCTCGCCATGGAGGATGCGCTGCGGGTGCTGGCGCTCAAGCGCGCCCGGAGCCTGGCGCTGTTCTCCTGGCAGGGGACCCGGGGCGAGGCGCTGCACCTGCTGGAGGACGAGGGGCTGCGGCGGCACTTCGGCGAGCTCGTGGGCGAGGTGGCCTACAGCCAGGAGTGGGACGTGTCCGAGGTGGGCCGGGTGCTCGCGCGGCGCACGCTGGCGGCCCCGGCCTCGGTGCCTTCGGACTGGACGGTGGATGCGCTGAAGGTGGCCGCGGTGCTCCGGGCCGCGCGGACGCTGCTCGTCGAGGAGCGGCGCCGCCGGCTGAGCCGGCCCACGCTCGTGCAGGACCGGCTGCTGTACACCACGGCCGAGCCCTTCTCGCGTGGGGAGTCCGAGGTGTTCTGGACCTGCTTCGACGCGCTCCGGGTGATTGACCGGGAGCTGCGCGACGTGGACGCGCTGCTCCGGGCCAGCGCCCGGCCCCGCCTGCTGGCGCGGGGCGTGGTGGACGTGGACGATGCGTCCCGGCTGGCCTCGCACCTGAAGACCCAGGACTGGATTCCGGTGGATGCCCGGGTGCACATCTCGGATGTGCCGGGGTTGCTCGCGCAGATTGGCGGCGCGGCGCTGTACCGCAAGGATCCGTCGGTGCCGCTGCGGGAGCTCATCCAGAACGCCGCGGATGCCATCCGCGCCCGGCGCGTGCTGGAGGGCCGGGACGAGGAGTGGGGCACCATCACCGTCCGGGTGGGCCGGGACTCCCACGGCCGGTGGATCGAAGTGGCCGACACGGGGCTGGGCATGACCGAGCGCGTGTTGACCCGGCACCTGCTCGACGTGGGCCGCAGCTACTGGATGTCCGAGGACATGCGCCGGGACCACCCGGGCCTGGCCGCCAGCAGCTTCCACCCCACGGGACGCTTCGGGGTGGGCTTCTTCTCGGTGTTCATGTGGGGGGACCGGCTGCGGGTGGCGTCCCGGCCCTTGCAGGGGCAGGCCACCCAGGTGCTGGAGTTCGACAACGGCCTGGGCGCGCACCCCATCCTGCGGCCCGCGCAGCCGGGCGAGCTGCTGGCCGAGGCGGGCACGCGGATCCGGGTGTGGCTGGCCCGCGAGCAGGACTGGGAGCAGATGCTGCTGGACCGGAGCGATCAGTGGGACCACTGGTCGGAGTCCGAGGAGCGCATCGCCTTCGGCGAGCTGCTGGGGCGGGTGTGCCCCACGCTGGATGTGACGCTGGAGCTGGAGGAGCATCCGGACCAGGCGGTGACGATCCTCAAGGCCAACGACTGGCTGACGCTGGAGAGCACGCGGCTCTTGCGCCGCATCGGCAACACCACGCGCGGGGTCAACACGGCGCTGATGGAGTTCCTGGCCCCCATGGTCCGGCCGGTGATGGCGGAGAACGGGCAGTGTGTCGGGCGGATCTGCATCGCCTCCGCCTCCATGCAGCGGTGGGCGGGCCTGTCGGTGCTCACGGCGGGGGGCCTGCGGGCCCGGTACTCGCGGGAGTTCACCGGGGCGCTGCTGGCCACCACGGATGTGGTGACGCGCGATGACGCGGAGCCGCTCGCGATGCGCGAGGACCTGGCGCGGTGGGCCTCGGAGCAGGCGCGGCTCTGGGAGAAGTACCAGCTCAACTTCGAGGGGTACGAGCTCCACAAGCGGCTCGACATCGGGCTGGCGGTGCTCTCCTGCGGCGGCGAGCCCGGAGCGCTGCCCATCGGGTACCGGGCCGGCACGGCGCTGACGCTGGCCGCGCTCCAGGAGTTCGCGTCGGAGCGGGACGAGGTGACGCTGGTGGACGGCGCGGAGCGGGCCGTGCGCAAGCATGCCGAGCTCGTGGTCATCCCGTGCCACGAGGCGGGACACGCCGCCGCGGGCCGCCTGCTGGCCCATCTGCCCGAGCTGATCGGCGTCTACCTGGCGAAGGCCTGGGGCGCGTCCATCCAGGAGGTGGTCGACAACGTGCAGATCTCCGAGAAGGAGTGGAACCCCACCGATGGGCGCAAGCGCCGCACGTGGGTGTTCCAGCGGCCAGAGGTGCCCCGGTTCCACTGA